The proteins below are encoded in one region of Aestuariivirga litoralis:
- a CDS encoding M23 family metallopeptidase, with the protein MTKIRQKRELIRKLDDGRLVPVEREFDPIDLDTGFLNDDSQHRWLLTTCIAGVAGTILMGGLLLGIFGRNASPLPANASVPKHGSFWNSSNPAADKEVLAERDLKGGYSYPEVSQGELPYSKENTKVLTAEIEPDFDSGNNITTITKTPPPEPVDETFALAEGSTLSQELASRGVPNAAADALVAAIEPLLPTKQIKAGTKFDVTFDRQIDFYGREVTFPVVLSFDQPNKGTIEVNVDEDGQFTASIDKPAEPDQPKVAVKPAVTQFHTVSQVGASLSATAQDQKIPDYIVSEFIHAFSYDVDFQRQVEASDTFEVFYGNPLSGSSAKRKVLHMARLTINGQTRSFYRFTTADGLTDYFDENGHSASSTLIRTPVSGAHLTSGFGVRVHPLLGYSKMHTGVDFGAPSGTPIRAAGDGTIDRVGRENGYGNTIIISHNKNLETLYAHMSRFAAGIRDGVHVNQGQVIGYVGATGRATGPHLHFEVRINDRPVNPTAVRSTGGRQLAGKDFASFKANRDKVLAMMQNAPSAVDVADASKQ; encoded by the coding sequence TTGACCAAGATACGGCAAAAACGGGAATTGATCAGAAAGCTGGATGATGGCCGGCTGGTACCGGTCGAGCGTGAGTTCGATCCGATTGATCTCGATACCGGCTTCCTCAATGACGATTCCCAACACCGCTGGCTTTTGACCACCTGTATTGCTGGCGTGGCCGGCACCATTCTCATGGGCGGGCTACTGCTCGGCATCTTTGGCCGCAATGCCAGTCCCCTGCCTGCCAATGCTTCAGTTCCGAAACATGGCTCGTTCTGGAACTCATCCAATCCCGCCGCCGACAAGGAAGTGCTGGCGGAACGTGACCTGAAGGGTGGCTATTCCTACCCTGAAGTGAGCCAAGGTGAATTGCCCTACAGCAAGGAGAACACCAAAGTTCTCACTGCAGAAATCGAACCGGACTTTGACAGCGGCAACAATATAACCACCATCACCAAGACGCCACCGCCCGAGCCGGTGGACGAAACCTTTGCCCTGGCCGAAGGCTCAACGCTTTCACAAGAACTCGCCAGCCGCGGTGTGCCAAATGCGGCGGCTGATGCCCTTGTGGCAGCCATCGAGCCGCTGCTGCCGACCAAGCAGATCAAGGCCGGCACCAAATTCGACGTGACCTTTGATCGCCAGATCGACTTCTACGGCCGCGAAGTGACCTTCCCGGTGGTCCTGTCCTTCGACCAGCCCAACAAGGGCACGATCGAAGTCAATGTGGACGAGGACGGGCAGTTTACCGCCTCGATCGACAAGCCGGCTGAACCAGACCAGCCCAAAGTGGCCGTAAAACCAGCAGTCACCCAGTTCCATACCGTGTCGCAAGTGGGCGCCAGCCTCTCGGCCACGGCCCAGGACCAGAAGATCCCGGACTATATCGTGTCCGAATTCATTCATGCCTTCTCCTATGACGTTGACTTCCAGCGCCAGGTCGAAGCGTCCGACACGTTTGAAGTGTTCTACGGCAATCCGCTTTCGGGTTCATCGGCCAAGCGCAAAGTGCTGCATATGGCGAGGCTTACGATCAATGGCCAAACGCGCAGCTTCTACCGCTTCACTACGGCTGACGGCCTGACCGACTATTTCGATGAAAACGGCCATTCTGCTTCCAGCACGCTGATCCGCACGCCCGTCAGCGGCGCGCATTTGACCTCAGGATTTGGCGTGCGCGTCCATCCGCTGCTGGGCTATTCGAAGATGCATACGGGCGTGGACTTCGGCGCGCCATCAGGCACCCCCATTCGTGCCGCTGGTGATGGCACGATCGACCGGGTGGGCCGCGAAAATGGCTATGGCAACACGATCATCATCAGCCACAACAAGAATCTTGAAACGCTTTATGCCCATATGAGCCGCTTTGCCGCCGGCATCCGCGACGGCGTGCATGTGAACCAGGGCCAGGTGATCGGCTATGTCGGCGCCACCGGCCGCGCCACCGGCCCGCATCTGCACTTTGAAGTGCGCATTAATGACCGCCCGGTCAATCCAACGGCTGTTCGTTCCACCGGCGGGCGCCAGCTGGCGGGCAAAGACTTTGCCAGCTTCAAGGCCAACCGCGACAAGGTTCTGGCGATGATGCAAAACGCACCTTCCGCCGTGGATGTGGCGGACGCCAGCAAGCAATAA
- the modA gene encoding molybdate ABC transporter substrate-binding protein — protein MKKLFAATAIFALTATSAFAADVNVFAAASLKGALDEIGAAYKAKSGNGIVATYAASGALAKQIEAAAPADVFISADKKWMDELASKNLIKPDTRHDIAGNTLVVVKQKDAKIDVKADKLAEALGDEKLVIGDPKSVPAGNYAQATLTKLGEWDGLQKNIVLQDNVRSALALVSKGEAKLGIVYGSDVLSDPKTEVAATFADDSHAPIVYPAAVVAASANDGAAGFVEFLQSPEAEAILKKDGFTTLH, from the coding sequence ATGAAAAAACTTTTTGCTGCCACTGCTATTTTTGCACTCACTGCCACGTCGGCCTTTGCTGCTGACGTCAATGTTTTTGCTGCCGCCAGCCTGAAAGGCGCGCTGGATGAAATCGGTGCTGCCTACAAAGCCAAATCGGGCAATGGCATTGTGGCCACCTATGCCGCTTCTGGCGCGCTGGCCAAGCAAATCGAAGCTGCCGCACCTGCCGATGTGTTCATTTCCGCTGACAAAAAGTGGATGGATGAGCTGGCTTCAAAGAACCTGATCAAGCCTGATACGCGCCATGACATTGCCGGTAACACGCTGGTCGTTGTGAAGCAGAAGGATGCCAAGATTGACGTGAAGGCCGACAAGCTGGCCGAAGCCTTGGGTGATGAAAAGCTGGTGATCGGCGATCCGAAATCAGTTCCCGCAGGCAATTATGCGCAAGCCACGTTGACCAAGCTGGGTGAGTGGGATGGCCTGCAGAAGAATATCGTGCTGCAGGACAATGTGCGCTCTGCCCTTGCTTTGGTTTCCAAGGGTGAAGCCAAGCTTGGCATCGTCTATGGCAGCGACGTTCTGTCTGATCCCAAGACCGAAGTGGCCGCCACTTTCGCTGACGACAGCCATGCGCCGATCGTTTATCCGGCAGCTGTTGTTGCCGCTTCCGCCAATGATGGTGCGGCGGGCTTCGTAGAATTTTTGCAAAGCCCTGAAGCAGAGGCTATCCTGAAAAAAGATGGCTTCACCACGCTGCACTAA
- the modB gene encoding molybdate ABC transporter permease subunit: MSTEELTSLYLSLKVAFCATLFSFPIAVLLAFVLARKEFWGKPLLHAAIHLPLLMPPVATGYMLLLAFGKKGFIGTSLWDWFGFTFAFRWTGAALAAGLMALPLFVQTIRVAMETADHRLEGAAATLGASPLRRFFTITVPLAMPGILAGALICFVKALGEFGATITFVSNIPGETQTLALAIYSFLQTPAGDSAAFRLIGLSIVLAFSALLLADYVSRAMQKRLKG, encoded by the coding sequence ATGAGCACTGAGGAACTCACCTCATTGTATCTCAGCCTCAAGGTGGCGTTCTGCGCCACCTTGTTTTCATTTCCGATTGCGGTGTTGCTGGCGTTTGTGCTGGCCCGCAAGGAATTCTGGGGCAAACCTCTGCTCCATGCCGCGATCCACCTGCCCTTGCTGATGCCGCCGGTGGCCACCGGCTACATGCTGCTGCTGGCCTTCGGCAAGAAGGGCTTTATCGGCACCTCGTTGTGGGACTGGTTTGGCTTCACTTTTGCTTTTCGATGGACCGGCGCTGCGCTGGCAGCGGGGCTGATGGCGCTGCCGCTTTTCGTTCAAACCATACGCGTCGCGATGGAAACGGCAGATCACCGGCTGGAAGGAGCCGCTGCTACGCTAGGTGCTTCGCCGTTGCGGCGGTTTTTCACCATCACCGTGCCGCTTGCGATGCCGGGCATTCTGGCTGGTGCGCTGATTTGCTTTGTAAAGGCGCTGGGCGAATTCGGTGCGACTATCACTTTTGTTTCCAACATTCCCGGCGAGACGCAAACGCTGGCGCTGGCGATCTATTCATTCCTGCAAACACCGGCGGGTGATTCCGCGGCCTTCCGGCTGATCGGGCTTTCCATCGTGCTGGCTTTCTCAGCCCTTCTGTTGGCCGATTATGTGAGCCGTGCCATGCAGAAGCGTTTGAAGGGATAA
- a CDS encoding ATP-binding cassette domain-containing protein, whose amino-acid sequence MLRFDLTKILGAKHFHFVGEAGEGVTAVVGPSGAGKTTLLNMIAGLIKPDSGQLSFNGTDITRLPPHLRRIGYVMQDQLLFPHMSVEGNLRYGLREGQITFDALVHFMALEALLARRPANLSGGEKQRVALGRTLLSQPQLLLLDEPLANLDQDRKNEILPYLESLQSRFNIPTLFVSHNANEVQRLADRFLHVAEGQIISGS is encoded by the coding sequence ATGCTGCGCTTTGACCTGACCAAGATTCTGGGCGCCAAGCATTTCCATTTTGTTGGCGAGGCGGGTGAAGGTGTTACCGCTGTGGTGGGCCCATCTGGTGCCGGCAAGACCACGCTTCTGAACATGATCGCAGGGCTCATCAAACCCGATAGCGGTCAGCTCTCGTTCAATGGCACCGACATTACCCGCCTACCCCCGCATCTGCGCCGCATCGGATATGTGATGCAGGACCAATTGCTGTTTCCGCATATGAGCGTGGAAGGCAATCTGCGATATGGCCTGCGCGAAGGGCAAATCACCTTTGACGCGCTGGTTCATTTCATGGCGCTGGAAGCTTTGCTGGCGCGGCGGCCCGCCAATCTCTCCGGTGGTGAAAAGCAGCGCGTGGCTTTGGGCCGCACATTGTTGAGCCAGCCGCAATTGCTGCTGCTGGATGAGCCGCTGGCCAATCTGGACCAGGACCGCAAAAACGAAATCCTGCCCTATCTCGAAAGCCTGCAAAGCCGGTTCAACATTCCAACGTTGTTTGTTTCTCACAATGCGAATGAAGTGCAGCGGCTGGCAGACCGCTTTCTGCATGTGGCTGAGGGGCAGATTATTTCAGGTTCTTGA
- a CDS encoding winged helix-turn-helix domain-containing protein, giving the protein MPTPLLKLDFGGHRLGPGKVELLEHVLETGSISQAAKKMDMSYRRAWLLIDEMNKMFSQPCVETAAGGAGGGGAKVTAFGQKIVATYQNLALKVAAESETAFKNLK; this is encoded by the coding sequence ATGCCCACGCCCCTTCTCAAGCTCGATTTCGGCGGCCACCGCCTTGGACCCGGCAAGGTGGAACTGTTGGAACATGTGCTGGAGACGGGCTCGATCTCGCAGGCGGCGAAGAAGATGGATATGTCTTACCGCCGTGCCTGGCTGTTGATTGACGAGATGAACAAGATGTTCTCGCAGCCCTGTGTGGAAACGGCGGCGGGTGGTGCGGGCGGCGGCGGCGCCAAGGTCACGGCCTTCGGCCAGAAGATTGTGGCCACCTATCAGAACCTGGCGCTGAAAGTGGCGGCCGAGTCCGAAACTGCCTTCAAGAACCTGAAATAA
- a CDS encoding diacylglycerol/lipid kinase family protein, protein MKTLVIINPTAGGGRAGRQWLQHAPALQNAIGAFDTAFTSLATGAIALAGDAATQGYERVIAIGGDGTVNEVVNGLARASGDRPVVPLLGVIGMGTGNDFARANGIKGGWKAGIVALREGAPRVVDLGLVHFTGADGAKASRWFANCADLGLIGEVVADAQDSKLRRMLGSKLAYPLHAVLVLRRYKGHRIKYEAEDGTSHEREILAVAVANGRTFGGGMKIAPAAKLDDGLLDVIVIAKEPRVRATDLRLLYAGTHLNLPAITHFQTRRVRFETVDGSTMLCDADGELLGKAPCEIEVVKGKIKVVGVSG, encoded by the coding sequence TTGAAAACACTGGTCATCATCAACCCCACTGCCGGCGGCGGTCGCGCCGGGCGGCAATGGCTGCAACATGCGCCTGCGCTACAGAATGCGATCGGGGCGTTTGACACGGCCTTCACTTCGCTGGCCACGGGTGCGATTGCGCTGGCTGGTGATGCGGCGACGCAAGGATATGAGCGGGTGATCGCCATTGGTGGCGACGGCACGGTGAATGAAGTGGTGAACGGGCTGGCACGGGCTTCTGGTGACAGGCCTGTGGTACCCCTGCTTGGTGTCATAGGCATGGGCACCGGCAATGATTTCGCGCGCGCCAATGGCATCAAGGGCGGATGGAAGGCCGGCATTGTAGCCTTGCGCGAGGGTGCGCCGCGTGTGGTGGATCTGGGCCTCGTGCATTTTACCGGTGCTGATGGCGCCAAGGCCAGCCGCTGGTTTGCCAATTGCGCGGATCTCGGCCTGATCGGCGAAGTGGTGGCCGATGCGCAGGATTCGAAACTGCGCCGCATGCTGGGCAGCAAGCTGGCCTATCCGCTGCATGCCGTGTTGGTGTTGCGCCGCTATAAGGGCCACCGCATTAAATATGAGGCGGAGGATGGCACTTCGCATGAGCGCGAGATTCTTGCTGTCGCTGTTGCCAATGGGCGCACATTTGGCGGCGGGATGAAGATCGCGCCCGCTGCGAAACTCGATGACGGTTTGCTCGATGTGATCGTGATCGCCAAAGAGCCCCGCGTGCGCGCCACAGATTTGCGGCTGCTCTATGCCGGCACGCATTTGAATCTTCCAGCGATCACCCACTTCCAAACGCGGCGGGTACGCTTTGAAACAGTGGATGGCAGCACCATGCTGTGCGACGCCGATGGCGAGCTGCTGGGGAAGGCGCCGTGCGAGATTGAAGTGGTGAAGGGGAAGATCAAGGTTGTGGGGGTTAGCGGATGA
- a CDS encoding DoxX family protein — translation MTTAAFLLLAGRVILGLFFVIAGIRNFLRFSDRIKMDTNYGWKIPTPVMALGFASQLIGGLSVVFGLYPAWGAALLILFLISATALYHNFMLFEGEARLPHLYFTLVNIALCGYCLMIIGLSL, via the coding sequence ATGACAACAGCAGCTTTTCTTCTTCTCGCCGGCCGGGTGATCCTTGGCCTGTTTTTTGTGATCGCTGGCATCCGCAACTTCTTGCGCTTCAGCGACCGCATCAAGATGGACACCAATTACGGGTGGAAAATTCCAACCCCGGTGATGGCGCTGGGCTTTGCCAGCCAGCTGATCGGCGGACTTTCCGTGGTGTTCGGGCTCTATCCGGCCTGGGGCGCTGCGCTGCTGATCCTGTTTCTGATCAGCGCTACGGCCCTCTATCACAACTTCATGCTGTTTGAGGGTGAAGCGCGGTTGCCGCATCTTTACTTCACCCTCGTCAACATTGCCTTGTGCGGCTATTGCCTGATGATCATCGGGCTTTCGCTTTAA